Proteins encoded in a region of the Microbacterium neungamense genome:
- a CDS encoding thiolase family protein yields the protein MTDAFLVGGVRTPIGRYGGALSSVRPDDLAALVVRAAIDGAGVPDDAVEEVILGAANQAGEDNRNVARMAVLLAGLPDEVPGVTVNRLCASGMSAIAMAAQAIRAGDAELMVAGGVESMTRAPWVQAKPERSWAKPGEAFDTSIGWRFVNPRIAAREKATFSMPETAEEVARRDRISRADADAFALRSHQRAVEARDAGRFDAEIVPVPTRTGEVTVDEGPRRDTSAEALAALRPVVAGGEVVTAGNSSSLNDGASAVVVASAEAVRRYGLTPRARIVASTSAALAPEIMGLGPVPATERALRRAGLSVSDLGAVELNEAFATQSLSSIRRLGLDPEIVNRDGGAIALGHPLGSSGCRIVVTLMGRMEREEAGLGLATMCVGVGQGTAMILERVA from the coding sequence ATGACGGATGCCTTCCTCGTCGGCGGTGTGCGCACCCCGATCGGACGGTACGGCGGGGCGCTCTCGAGCGTGCGCCCCGACGATCTCGCCGCCCTCGTGGTGCGCGCCGCCATCGACGGCGCCGGGGTGCCGGACGACGCCGTGGAGGAGGTGATCCTCGGCGCCGCGAACCAAGCCGGCGAGGACAACCGCAACGTCGCCCGGATGGCCGTGCTGCTCGCCGGACTCCCCGACGAGGTGCCGGGCGTCACCGTCAACCGCCTGTGCGCCTCGGGCATGTCGGCGATCGCGATGGCGGCGCAGGCGATCCGCGCCGGCGACGCCGAGCTGATGGTCGCCGGCGGCGTGGAGTCGATGACCCGCGCCCCGTGGGTGCAGGCGAAGCCGGAGCGGTCCTGGGCGAAGCCGGGCGAGGCCTTCGACACCTCGATCGGCTGGCGGTTCGTCAACCCGCGGATCGCCGCGCGCGAGAAGGCCACGTTCTCGATGCCGGAGACCGCCGAGGAGGTCGCTCGTCGCGACCGGATCTCGCGCGCTGATGCCGACGCGTTCGCGCTGCGCAGCCACCAGCGCGCCGTCGAGGCGCGCGACGCCGGCCGCTTCGACGCCGAGATCGTGCCGGTGCCCACGCGCACCGGCGAGGTGACCGTCGACGAAGGCCCGCGCCGGGACACCAGCGCGGAGGCGCTGGCGGCGCTGCGCCCGGTGGTCGCGGGCGGCGAGGTGGTCACCGCCGGCAACTCCAGCTCGCTCAACGACGGGGCATCCGCCGTCGTCGTCGCGAGCGCGGAAGCCGTGCGCCGCTACGGCCTGACCCCGCGCGCCCGGATCGTCGCCTCCACCTCGGCCGCTCTTGCCCCCGAGATCATGGGCCTCGGGCCGGTTCCGGCCACCGAGCGGGCCCTGCGCCGGGCCGGGCTGTCGGTCTCCGACCTCGGCGCGGTGGAGCTGAACGAGGCGTTCGCCACCCAGTCGCTCTCGTCCATCCGCCGGCTCGGCCTGGACCCCGAGATCGTCAACCGCGACGGCGGGGCGATCGCGCTCGGGCATCCCCTCGGCTCGAGCGGATGCCGCATCGTCGTCACCCTGATGGGCCGGATGGAGCGCGAGGAGGCCGGTCTCGGCCTCGCCACCATGTGCGTGGGCGTCGGCCAGGGCACCGCGATGATCCTGGAGCGGGTGGCGTGA
- a CDS encoding MFS transporter, translated as MADTAIRRREERRVLAGTLVGTTIEWYDFFIYAQAAGLVFGGLFFAPLGPTGAQIASWASLGISFLFRPLGAVIAGHLGDRLGRKRMLVLTLILMGLATSLIGVLPTYADIGVLATVMLVLLRVLQGFSAGGEWGGAALMSVEHAPAGKRGLFGAYPQIGVPIGMILATFTMWVLRSSMTEEAFLAWGWRLPFLFSIVLIVVGYIIRRAVEESPIFKELLERKRESSAPLATLFRHHGREVVLTALIFIANNAAGYLLIAFFTTYVSTVVGMPQPTALLMTTLASFGWLIFTMTGGWLSDRLGRVRTFQIGYGLIAVWAIPMWFLIDTGNVGLYFIALFVLTIGLGLSYGPQSALYAEMFPADVRYSGVSIGYALGAILGGAFAPLIAQLLLQNTGTSWSIGVYVLIITIVSLVAVTLVKETKGVPLDTHSVDVEAARTAGTRTR; from the coding sequence ATGGCGGATACAGCGATCCGACGTCGCGAGGAGCGCCGCGTCCTCGCGGGCACCCTCGTCGGCACGACCATCGAGTGGTACGACTTCTTCATCTACGCCCAGGCCGCCGGCCTCGTCTTCGGCGGGCTGTTCTTCGCCCCGCTGGGGCCGACCGGCGCGCAGATCGCCTCGTGGGCGTCGCTGGGCATCTCGTTCCTGTTCCGGCCGCTCGGCGCGGTGATCGCCGGTCACCTCGGCGACCGGCTCGGACGCAAGCGGATGCTGGTGCTGACCCTCATCCTGATGGGTCTGGCCACCTCGCTGATCGGCGTGCTGCCGACCTACGCGGACATCGGCGTCCTGGCCACCGTGATGCTCGTGCTGCTGCGCGTGCTGCAGGGCTTCTCGGCCGGCGGCGAGTGGGGCGGCGCCGCCCTGATGTCGGTGGAGCACGCGCCGGCCGGAAAGCGCGGCCTGTTCGGCGCCTACCCGCAGATCGGCGTGCCGATCGGCATGATCCTGGCCACGTTCACGATGTGGGTGCTGCGCTCCAGCATGACCGAGGAGGCCTTCCTGGCGTGGGGCTGGCGGCTGCCGTTCCTGTTCTCGATCGTGCTGATCGTCGTCGGGTACATCATCCGCCGCGCCGTCGAGGAATCCCCGATCTTCAAGGAGCTGCTCGAGCGCAAGCGCGAGTCCTCGGCGCCGCTGGCGACCCTGTTCCGGCACCACGGGCGCGAGGTGGTGCTCACAGCGCTGATCTTCATCGCCAACAACGCCGCCGGCTACCTGCTGATCGCGTTCTTCACGACCTACGTCTCCACCGTGGTGGGGATGCCGCAGCCGACGGCGCTGCTGATGACGACGCTGGCGTCGTTCGGATGGCTGATCTTCACGATGACCGGCGGCTGGCTGTCCGACCGGCTGGGCCGAGTGCGGACGTTCCAGATCGGCTACGGGCTGATCGCGGTGTGGGCGATCCCGATGTGGTTCCTCATCGACACCGGGAACGTCGGGCTGTACTTCATCGCGCTCTTCGTCCTCACGATCGGGCTGGGTCTCTCGTACGGTCCGCAGTCGGCGCTGTACGCGGAGATGTTCCCGGCGGACGTGCGCTACTCGGGCGTCTCGATCGGATACGCGCTGGGCGCGATCCTCGGCGGCGCCTTCGCACCGCTGATCGCACAGCTGCTCCTGCAGAACACCGGGACGTCGTGGTCGATCGGGGTGTACGTGCTGATCATCACGATCGTCTCGCTCGTGGCGGTGACGCTGGTGAAGGAGACGAAGGGTGTTCCGCTGGACACCCACAGCGTCGACGTGGAGGCCGCCCGCACGGCGGGCACGCGCACGCGCTGA